ggatgggatatggagttctggtggtgggaattgtgtggagttgtacccctcttatcatatggtttttgtcagtatttcctttttataaataaaaattagaaacaaaaggaaggaaggaaggaaggaaggaaggaaggaagaaagaaagaaagagaaacctccATCCCTGTTCTTCATGTTTCTTTTCCCATCCTGCCCACTGATCTATGGGCCAGGGAAATTACATGCCTTTCAATTTAACCTAAACAACATTATTGTAACTATCACAtcatgtttctgtttctttttcctatcTAATTTTTCTTTACTGTCACATCCCACTATCACCCAACACACACTTATTTCTGTGTTCTATAATTTCTGGCAAAAGTTTATGATTACAATTTTAATGATGCCCTTTGTGATTTGACTATGACTGCCTGAGTCCCTAACTCCCCATGCATCAAAATTTCTTAATGATGGCCAGTGGAACCAGGGAATTCCATATAGTTTATTTATCTTCTTGATTCAGTAGTGCCTCGCATGGTTCTATAATATTAATGTGCCAGGCATTTCAACTGCAGACAAAAGAATCTACACTTCATAGAGAGAACGTATGTATTTTTCCTTAAAGTCTATTATACTGAAAATTACTCTTCCAGCTTCGGTCATCTGTAATCACAAGTATATAATaattgggagtagggcagtagtgcagcaggttaagcgcacatggcatgaaggaccaagcataaggatcccagttcgagcccccggttccccacctgcaggggagtcacttcataggtggtgaagcaggtctgcaagtatctatctttctctccccatcctctgtcttcccctccactttccacatctctgtcctgtccaacagcaacgacaacaataataactataatattcagacaacaagggcaacaaaaaggaataaacaaataaatattttcaagtatataataattattatggtATTTCTATGTCAGGACacaattttgaatatatatatattaaagatttattCTATAAGAGAGAACAAGTGCACCACTCGGTTCTAGTATATAGTGGTGTTGGGCATTGGATCCGGGACCTCTCGggcttcaggcatgtaagtcaTATGCTCAGTGGCTAAGAACCATCTCTACCCTAGCATAGAAATCAGCCAGTATATTTTATAAAGGGTTCAGGAATATATGACAAGCTAAAGTCAACAGTGTTTGCATCTTAATAGAGGCAGAATGATTATTTTGTTCATGTCCTTCAATTGTCCTTCAAAATGTTatgcaataaatattttattgtcatagagaaatgaaaaacaggAGAGATTAAATAGTGAAATATTTCTTGTGAAACACATGCATTGTTAGAAACTTTATCTTTATAGATCTGAGTTCCTTTAATGTGTTTCTAGACAATCACTATAGCTTTCAAGACAAATAACAGGTTATAATTAAGAAAATTTTTATCTGAAATTTAGTAACTAcgcattaataaaaaataaactgtagACATGGCATAAATCCtaaatattcatatttttatGTAAAAATCACTCTTGATCATtcttagcaaagtaagtaaacAGATGAAAGACAATTGCCAGGTTATTTCACTcacatgtagaatctagagaacacttgaacttggaaaaaaaacagcaagtgaattgtttctaagacttgtgagaacgatGGTGGTTTTCTTTGGGACATGGGAGGGTGGGTACACAGTAAACTTAcagtcttgggggctgggtggtggtgtacccagttaagcacatatattaccagtgtaaggactggggttcgagtaccgccccaacctgcaagggatctgctttacaagctgtgaagcagatttgcagatgtctttcactctatctctcaatttttctctgtactaacaacaacaacaaaaaaaaaaaaaggaacaaaatggccaccagaagtggtggattcgtagtgccagcatcaagccccagcaataacgctggtggcaataaaataagtaaataaacttacaatcttgtaacctattagtaatcacaatttaaaaatgaggggggaaaaagtcACTCTCAAAAGAACTTTGGagggtagaggtagatagcataatgcaaagagactctcctgagactctgaagtcccccgcaccaccatcaggcagagctgagcagtgctctgggaaaaacaaaaacaaacaaagtatCTTTGGACATGAAAGCTTAAATTCTACTttcaaacttaatttttttccttttatatttatttactctggctaaagacagagaaaaattaagaaagaagaggggaaagaaggggagagataaaagggatgcctgcagcactgcttcaccacttgtgaaacttccccagtGTTGATGAGGAGAGAGTGCTGatacttggtccttgtgcactggagtgtgtgcactcaaccaggttgcaccatcaccccacccccaaactttattttttacttatgattttttactttttaattattagtaTCTTAGCAAAATGTAATGTGTCGTGAgactgaatgagaaaaaaaaataagtaaagtactGATAGGAGTGAGAGACGCATAAATTAAGTTAGAGACCAAGGACCAggtccttcttccctctccctccaaaATCTTAGTTATTCATGCTTGTCTCCAGGTTGAAACTTGGAGAATCAATCTAGATGCAGCctagagggaaagaaatgttTCAAAATGAGAAGTTGTGCCTTTGTGTAAAATATCACATCCATTTCTCTGTTACTTATATTCCTTGTTTAATTTCTTGGATCTAGCTGGAGTCAGTTCAAATGGATGCAAACCAGACAAGTGTGGTGAGAGAATTTGTCCTGGCAGGCTTCTCTGAAAGACCAGCTGTTGAGGCAGGGCTGTTTgtattatttcttctcttttatgtGTCCACTTGGGTAGGCAATGTCCTCATCATGGTCACTGTGGCCTCTGATAGCCGACTGAATGCCTCACCCATGTATTTTCTTCTTGGCAACCTCTCTTTCCTGGACTTGTGTTATTCAACAGTAACCACCCCTAAGCTTCTGGCTGACTTCCTTGATAATGCAAAGCTCATTTCCTACGACCAATGCATCGTGCAGCTCTTCTTCCTGCATTTTGTAGGGGCAGCGGAGATGTTCCTGCTCACAgtgatggcctatgaccgctatgtggcaaTTTGCCGACCTCTGCACTACACCACTATCATGAGTCGACGATTATGTTGTGCTTTGATAGCTGCTTCCTGGACAGGAGGATTCGTGCACTCCACGGTCCAAACGATTCTCACTATCCGGCTGCCTTTCTGTGGCCCCAATCAAGTGGACAACTTCTTTTGTGACGTTCCTCCAGTCATCAAACTTGCCTGTGCAGACACGTTTGTCATCGAATTGCTAATGGTATCGAACAGCGGACTGATCTCTACCTGCTCCTTTGTGGTGCTGGTTTCTTCCTACACCACCATCCTGCTCAAGATTCGCTCCAAGGAGGGGAGGCGAAAGGCACTCTCTACCTGTGCCTCCCACCTCATGGTGGTCACACTGTTTTTTGGACCCTGTATTTTCATCTATGCTcgtcccttttcctctttctctgtggACAAAGTGGTGTCTGTGCTCTACAACGTTATAACCCCCATGCTAAATCCCCTCATCTACACACTTCGGAACAAAGAAGTCAGGTCAGCCATGAGTAAACTGTGGAACAGGAGTAGACTTACtcggaaaaaggaagagacatgAGAAGTTAAAGTGAGTTTCGGAGAGCAGAGAATCGGAAATTAAAGTAACACTTTTCTCACAAAAGAATTAAGTGATGCTagcctgttttttttccccactacatTATAATTCCTAAATTTGTACTTATAATTAGGTTAAACTCAGAAAAGCTCCTCCACACTAAACTGTTTTACCtagtcttccttttttctttaaagcaacaataaaaatattagtttgtgtttttattatgtacatgtgtgtatatatatttgtttgtttgttttaagcagagcactcctcagctctggtttatgatcatGCCAGGGATTTAACCCGAgaccctggagcctcaagcatgaaagtctgttgtctTATCACTAGTGCTGTCTTCCTGGCCCCTGATCTTTCTGTTCAAATTGCTAATGCCAACTGGTCAAACCATTCTTTGCAAACTATCACCACTTTATTATACACTTGtcatagattttcttttcttctcaattttatCTGCACTAAATTGAATATGATATCTATGTATAgacatatgtgt
This DNA window, taken from Erinaceus europaeus chromosome 16, mEriEur2.1, whole genome shotgun sequence, encodes the following:
- the LOC103126406 gene encoding olfactory receptor 4Q2, translated to MDANQTSVVREFVLAGFSERPAVEAGLFVLFLLFYVSTWVGNVLIMVTVASDSRLNASPMYFLLGNLSFLDLCYSTVTTPKLLADFLDNAKLISYDQCIVQLFFLHFVGAAEMFLLTVMAYDRYVAICRPLHYTTIMSRRLCCALIAASWTGGFVHSTVQTILTIRLPFCGPNQVDNFFCDVPPVIKLACADTFVIELLMVSNSGLISTCSFVVLVSSYTTILLKIRSKEGRRKALSTCASHLMVVTLFFGPCIFIYARPFSSFSVDKVVSVLYNVITPMLNPLIYTLRNKEVRSAMSKLWNRSRLTRKKEET